A section of the Geoalkalibacter ferrihydriticus DSM 17813 genome encodes:
- the pilQ gene encoding type IV pilus secretin family protein, which produces MHSVAKIFPGIGTLIVALAVLCGGWFLPPGVNAQEGATPNGDLNRVVAVTIDADPQAPRVNIQTERPVGFRYTVYDSSEPLRIVIDFPRMDVSDISSPLPVNVGPIREIRVVSFDLTMGKLGRIEILVDDKVDYSVDIEGNSFSLSFSPDTTADVPAPTLVAPAPAPAPAPAPAPAPAPAPVATTPPPAPVPAEVSPLTPRRAEGVSATLVNRVEVEEGKIAIATDGAIDRYRYFNLGSPPRMVLDVFGVRPAFRERAMDGAAGFDRVRIGTYEDKTRFVFDAGGADLPAYEVHEVDQGLVVSWHAGMPAPRAAAPAPEARVVDTPPRPAPAPAPRPVAEPRAVPAPAPAPAPAPAPAPAPAPAPAPVTRLMQAPVAVEDIEFKIEGDKSLFIVTLSGPAQISPPMERGNVVLFGFDNGSISRAHRRVIDTSAFPSALEMVTPYTVNRGSVQDVRFAARLKGDVSYHLREVGNQLIFEVQNNSFGEVAPAPVKVALPPSVTAPAAMQTVAPRVAPAPTAAPPAVTAPTEPGPRYTGQRISLVFDNADVRNLLQLIAEVSNLNIIAGEEVRGNISIRLIDVPWDQALEVILDIRQLGMLREGNVVRILPKSRIREMEDAELTAARSRQELQALTTEVFSVSYTNLANIAVPVRELMSDRGRLTQDERNKKIIIRDIPGVMEDIRKLIGILDTPERQVMIEARIVEASSDFTRDLGVNWGISYQNPGSTLDSFNVGMGGNFLVGLPSPGSAATSAGLGAGIQFGELGVDRTVVDLRLSALESSGKGRIISRPRVTTLNGQEAVITQGTTIPYQTSGADGPRTEFVDAVLELKVVPVINPDNSIIMEITASNSAPGESFTTADLPGINKKEAKTKVLVFDGDTTVIGGIFVEDDRHSESGVPFLMRIPVLGHAFKSTNVTKRRSELLIFITPRILE; this is translated from the coding sequence ATGCATTCCGTGGCCAAAATTTTCCCAGGCATCGGCACTCTGATCGTTGCGCTTGCCGTCCTTTGCGGCGGCTGGTTTCTTCCCCCCGGTGTCAATGCCCAGGAAGGCGCAACGCCTAATGGAGATCTTAACCGCGTGGTCGCCGTCACCATCGATGCCGACCCGCAGGCGCCTCGCGTCAACATCCAGACCGAGCGTCCGGTGGGATTTCGCTACACGGTTTACGATTCGAGCGAACCTTTGCGGATTGTCATCGATTTTCCGCGCATGGATGTTTCGGATATTTCTTCGCCACTACCGGTCAATGTCGGACCCATTCGTGAAATTCGCGTGGTCTCGTTTGATCTCACCATGGGCAAGCTGGGGCGCATTGAAATTCTCGTCGATGACAAGGTCGATTATTCCGTCGACATTGAGGGCAACAGCTTTTCCCTGAGCTTCTCACCTGACACCACGGCCGATGTGCCTGCGCCGACTCTTGTCGCACCTGCACCTGCACCTGCACCTGCACCAGCACCAGCACCTGCACCTGCACCTGCACCTGTTGCGACAACCCCGCCACCTGCGCCGGTTCCCGCTGAAGTGTCACCATTGACGCCGCGCCGTGCTGAAGGCGTAAGCGCGACCTTGGTCAACCGGGTCGAGGTCGAGGAGGGCAAGATCGCTATTGCCACCGACGGCGCGATTGATCGCTACCGCTATTTCAATCTTGGCTCGCCACCGCGCATGGTCCTGGATGTGTTCGGCGTCAGACCTGCTTTCCGTGAGCGTGCTATGGACGGGGCGGCCGGTTTTGACCGCGTACGTATCGGTACCTATGAAGACAAGACACGCTTTGTGTTCGACGCAGGCGGTGCCGATCTGCCCGCTTATGAGGTTCATGAGGTCGACCAGGGTCTGGTTGTGAGCTGGCACGCCGGCATGCCCGCACCCAGAGCGGCGGCGCCCGCACCTGAAGCGCGCGTTGTCGACACCCCGCCGCGCCCCGCTCCGGCCCCCGCGCCGCGCCCGGTTGCGGAACCTCGCGCCGTTCCTGCTCCTGCTCCTGCTCCTGCTCCTGCTCCTGCTCCTGCTCCTGCTCCTGCTCCTGCTCCTGCTCCTGTGACGCGGCTGATGCAAGCGCCAGTGGCTGTTGAGGACATTGAGTTTAAAATTGAGGGGGACAAGTCGCTGTTTATAGTGACTCTCTCCGGACCGGCTCAGATCAGCCCGCCCATGGAGCGGGGCAATGTGGTGCTGTTTGGTTTCGATAACGGCTCCATCAGCCGTGCTCACCGGCGGGTTATCGACACCTCGGCTTTCCCCAGTGCATTGGAGATGGTGACGCCGTACACGGTCAATCGCGGTTCGGTTCAAGATGTACGCTTTGCCGCGCGCCTCAAGGGCGATGTCTCTTACCACCTGCGTGAGGTGGGCAATCAGCTGATTTTTGAAGTGCAAAACAATTCTTTCGGCGAGGTCGCCCCGGCACCGGTGAAAGTCGCGTTGCCACCCAGCGTGACTGCGCCGGCAGCGATGCAGACGGTGGCTCCGCGGGTTGCTCCGGCGCCCACTGCCGCCCCTCCCGCTGTAACTGCTCCCACCGAACCCGGGCCGCGGTACACCGGCCAGCGGATTTCCCTGGTTTTCGATAATGCCGATGTGCGCAATCTTCTGCAATTGATTGCGGAGGTGAGCAACCTCAATATCATCGCCGGCGAAGAGGTCAGGGGCAATATCAGCATTCGCCTGATCGACGTTCCTTGGGATCAGGCACTTGAAGTTATTCTCGATATCCGTCAGTTGGGAATGCTGCGCGAGGGCAATGTGGTGCGCATTCTGCCTAAATCACGCATTCGTGAAATGGAAGATGCCGAGTTGACTGCAGCGCGCAGCAGGCAGGAGCTTCAAGCCCTGACCACCGAGGTTTTCAGCGTCAGCTACACGAACCTGGCGAATATCGCGGTACCTGTACGTGAACTTATGTCCGACCGGGGTCGCCTTACTCAGGACGAGCGGAACAAAAAGATCATCATCCGCGATATCCCCGGTGTGATGGAAGATATCCGCAAACTGATCGGTATCCTTGATACGCCTGAGCGTCAGGTCATGATCGAGGCGCGCATCGTCGAGGCCAGCTCCGACTTCACCCGCGACCTCGGCGTCAACTGGGGCATCTCCTATCAAAACCCAGGCAGCACCCTTGATTCGTTCAATGTGGGGATGGGCGGCAACTTTCTGGTCGGCTTGCCGTCGCCTGGTTCCGCGGCAACCTCAGCCGGCCTGGGAGCCGGTATTCAGTTCGGCGAGCTCGGCGTCGACCGCACCGTGGTCGACCTGCGCCTCAGTGCCCTTGAATCCTCCGGCAAGGGAAGAATCATCTCCCGGCCACGCGTCACCACGCTTAACGGCCAGGAGGCGGTCATCACCCAGGGCACCACCATTCCTTACCAGACTTCAGGTGCCGACGGGCCACGCACCGAGTTCGTCGACGCCGTTCTTGAACTCAAGGTGGTGCCGGTGATTAATCCCGACAACAGCATCATCATGGAAATAACCGCCAGCAACAGCGCCCCCGGCGAAAGCTTCACCACGGCCGACCTGCCGGGTATCAACAAGAAGGAAGCCAAAACCAAGGTGCTTGTCTTCGACGGCGACACCACGGTTATTGGCGGTATCTTCGTCGAGGATGATCGTCACTCCGAATCCGGCGTTCCTTTCCTCATGCGGATTCCCGTTCTCGGTCATGCTTTCAAGTCGACCAACGTGACCAAGCGTCGTTCCGAATTGTTGATTTTTATCACGCCGCGGATTCTGGAGTAG
- a CDS encoding tetratricopeptide repeat protein has protein sequence MTAKTAQDTSLKELAQAAVTLVRDPDADKWRKLTDLLQEAGCHAEALDLARVGLMRFPQEAPLALTAARLLVEAKDPAGAVDALELCLKQDPPDPEALWLSADLHHRLGHPAQARTCLERLLDVQPEHEAARDLLATLKVKTPTPGSGQTAKRSITTPTLAEIYVKQGYLSKAIQVYQEILLDDPENVLAKERLGELQAATVPPVVDTSLQAKSQQVVADISPAIPAENLKDAGISVSTEPASLAAKAPAVETPSMEQRLLGVFDNWLTAISKRRAHVR, from the coding sequence ATGACTGCCAAAACCGCGCAAGACACATCTTTGAAAGAATTGGCTCAGGCCGCAGTCACGCTGGTTCGTGATCCGGATGCCGACAAATGGCGCAAGCTGACCGATCTCCTGCAAGAGGCGGGATGTCATGCCGAAGCTCTTGACTTGGCGCGTGTCGGTTTGATGCGGTTTCCGCAGGAGGCGCCTCTGGCCTTGACGGCTGCGCGTCTGCTTGTCGAAGCCAAGGATCCGGCTGGTGCCGTCGATGCCCTGGAACTGTGCCTGAAGCAGGATCCCCCGGACCCCGAGGCGCTTTGGTTGTCTGCGGATCTGCATCACCGCCTGGGACATCCGGCGCAGGCGCGCACCTGCCTGGAGCGGCTGCTGGATGTGCAGCCCGAGCATGAGGCCGCGCGCGATCTTCTCGCGACGCTGAAGGTCAAGACGCCGACTCCTGGTTCCGGTCAAACGGCCAAGCGCTCGATCACGACGCCGACCCTGGCCGAAATTTACGTCAAGCAGGGTTATCTAAGCAAGGCGATCCAGGTTTATCAGGAAATTCTTCTGGATGACCCGGAAAATGTGTTGGCAAAAGAGCGACTTGGCGAATTGCAGGCCGCGACGGTCCCACCGGTGGTCGACACATCTCTTCAAGCGAAAAGCCAGCAAGTTGTTGCCGATATTTCCCCCGCCATTCCGGCTGAAAACCTTAAGGATGCCGGCATTTCAGTGAGCACTGAGCCTGCCTCTCTCGCCGCCAAGGCGCCTGCCGTCGAGACGCCGTCGATGGAGCAGCGCCTGCTTGGCGTCTTTGACAATTGGCTGACTGCCATCAGCAAAAGGAGAGCCCATGTTCGCTGA
- the pilM gene encoding type IV pilus biogenesis protein PilM produces the protein MLFKSKKDIIGIDIGSSAVKLVQLREVKGGFQLQNMGLMPLPPEAIVDHSIMDPSVVQDTIRNLVESLKVKTKNVATSISGHSVIIRKITLPIMAEDELEASIQWEAEQYIPFDINDVNIDFQILGPDVKDPSQMNVMLVAAKKDFVNDHVAVFVDIGLNPVVMDIACFAVENMFEASYGTSTDEIVALINIGAGGMNVNILKSGESAFTRDIQVGGNMLNEELQKRLGISGEDAERLKLGGQVEDVDPDEVTAVIADAAESLAQEVQRSLDFFSATSADEKVQKVYLAGGVSRSTEVVSALEERLAIPVEVINPFAGIFVDEKEFDPEYVRAVGPLMSVATGLAMRRVGDK, from the coding sequence ATGCTGTTTAAAAGCAAAAAGGACATCATCGGAATTGACATCGGCTCAAGCGCTGTGAAACTGGTGCAGCTCAGGGAAGTCAAGGGCGGGTTTCAGTTGCAGAATATGGGACTGATGCCCCTGCCTCCCGAAGCCATCGTCGATCATTCCATTATGGATCCCAGCGTGGTCCAGGATACCATCCGCAATCTGGTCGAAAGCCTGAAGGTCAAGACCAAAAATGTCGCTACTTCCATCTCGGGTCATTCTGTCATCATTCGCAAAATCACGCTGCCGATCATGGCCGAAGATGAGTTGGAGGCCTCCATTCAATGGGAGGCAGAGCAGTACATCCCCTTTGATATCAACGATGTCAATATCGATTTTCAGATTCTCGGCCCCGATGTCAAGGATCCGTCACAGATGAACGTGATGCTGGTTGCAGCGAAAAAGGATTTCGTGAATGATCATGTGGCGGTTTTTGTTGATATCGGTCTGAACCCGGTGGTTATGGATATTGCCTGCTTTGCCGTGGAAAACATGTTTGAGGCGAGCTACGGCACCAGTACCGATGAAATTGTGGCGCTGATCAATATCGGTGCCGGCGGCATGAACGTGAATATCCTCAAAAGTGGCGAGTCCGCCTTTACCCGTGACATCCAGGTCGGCGGCAACATGCTCAATGAGGAGTTGCAAAAGCGTCTTGGCATCAGCGGCGAAGATGCCGAGCGTTTGAAGCTTGGCGGCCAGGTGGAAGATGTGGATCCCGATGAGGTCACGGCGGTTATTGCTGATGCGGCCGAGAGCCTGGCTCAGGAGGTGCAGCGTTCTCTGGACTTCTTCTCGGCAACCTCGGCGGATGAAAAAGTCCAGAAGGTCTATCTCGCCGGTGGGGTTTCCCGTTCCACGGAGGTCGTCAGCGCTCTTGAGGAACGTCTGGCGATACCGGTTGAGGTGATCAATCCTTTTGCGGGAATTTTTGTGGACGAAAAGGAATTCGACCCCGAATATGTGCGGGCCGTGGGTCCGTTGATGTCGGTGGCGACCGGCCTGGCCATGAGGAGGGTGGGGGATAAATGA
- a CDS encoding roadblock/LC7 domain-containing protein: protein MFAEVLRSLVEQTSGGVGAVVMGYDGIAVDQYLRPIDDIDLGLVAVEYANILKEIKNAAEILQTGELEEVSILSGGYQVLIRILSDEYFVGLMLRREGNAGKGRFLLMREAPGLRAQLV from the coding sequence ATGTTCGCTGAGGTTCTTCGTTCCCTGGTCGAACAAACCTCCGGGGGGGTCGGAGCGGTGGTCATGGGTTATGACGGCATCGCTGTCGACCAGTATTTGCGTCCCATCGACGACATCGACCTCGGTCTGGTGGCGGTGGAGTATGCCAACATCCTTAAAGAGATCAAAAATGCCGCTGAAATTCTCCAAACCGGAGAGCTTGAGGAGGTGTCCATTCTCTCTGGGGGATATCAGGTCCTGATCCGGATTCTGTCCGACGAATACTTCGTCGGTTTGATGCTCAGGCGCGAAGGCAATGCCGGCAAAGGCCGCTTTCTCCTCATGCGCGAAGCGCCGGGCCTGCGCGCTCAGTTGGTGTGA
- the aroB gene encoding 3-dehydroquinate synthase, with translation MKTLTVGLGERSYPITIGSGILPALGESLRAVAFPRKVAVVTNPTVSALYGAAVLDTLREAGFHAAQISVPDGEAFKNLDTLNTLFDELIARGYDRGSGILALGGGVIGDLAGFAAAVYLRGIPFAQVPTTLLSQVDSSVGGKTGVNHRLGKNLIGAFYQPRHVHIDVNTLSTLPPREFRSGLAEVVKYGVVRDADFFAWLEREHAALLALEAPALVEAVRISCQIKADIVEIDEKEGGLRAILNYGHTLGHAAELLAGYGTLRHGEAVAMGMVAAAAIAADLGLASEPDRLRIEDLLRALDLPVRLPAFAPAVYLDALTRDKKVKEGVLQMVLNRGIGDCVLHSVAHPDRIIPPILEKYCEKATA, from the coding sequence ATGAAGACCCTTACCGTCGGCCTTGGCGAACGTAGCTACCCCATTACCATCGGCAGCGGTATATTGCCCGCCCTGGGGGAATCTCTGCGCGCGGTGGCTTTTCCGCGAAAGGTTGCGGTCGTGACCAATCCGACCGTCAGTGCTCTCTATGGAGCTGCTGTTCTTGATACGCTGCGCGAGGCGGGATTCCACGCGGCGCAAATAAGTGTTCCCGATGGCGAGGCGTTCAAGAATCTCGATACCCTCAATACGCTATTCGACGAACTGATCGCGCGCGGATACGATCGCGGCAGCGGTATTCTGGCCCTCGGTGGTGGTGTGATCGGCGATCTGGCCGGGTTTGCCGCGGCCGTCTATTTGCGCGGCATCCCCTTTGCGCAGGTGCCGACGACGCTCCTTTCTCAGGTCGACAGTTCCGTCGGCGGAAAAACCGGAGTCAATCATCGTCTGGGCAAAAATCTCATCGGCGCCTTCTATCAGCCCCGCCATGTCCATATCGACGTAAATACCCTGAGCACTCTGCCTCCGCGCGAATTTCGCTCCGGACTGGCCGAGGTGGTGAAATACGGGGTGGTGCGCGATGCGGATTTTTTTGCCTGGCTGGAAAGGGAGCATGCCGCCCTGCTCGCCCTTGAGGCCCCGGCTTTGGTCGAAGCGGTGAGGATTTCTTGCCAAATCAAGGCGGATATTGTAGAAATTGACGAGAAAGAAGGGGGCTTGCGGGCCATTCTCAATTACGGCCACACCCTTGGGCATGCGGCGGAATTGTTGGCGGGCTACGGAACCCTGCGTCACGGTGAGGCGGTGGCCATGGGTATGGTGGCGGCCGCGGCGATTGCCGCGGATCTCGGCCTGGCCTCCGAACCGGATCGGCTGCGCATCGAAGATCTGCTTCGGGCCTTGGATTTGCCGGTGCGTCTTCCGGCTTTTGCTCCCGCTGTCTACCTTGATGCCCTGACCCGCGACAAAAAAGTCAAAGAGGGCGTTTTGCAAATGGTTCTCAATCGCGGCATCGGCGACTGTGTGCTGCATAGCGTCGCGCATCCCGACCGGATCATTCCGCCCATCCTGGAAAAATACTGTGAAAAGGCCACGGCATGA
- a CDS encoding type 4a pilus biogenesis protein PilO translates to MNARIEKIFKLPLYQRLLLLGLVLALVGVAFYFMFYAPQLEESARLEREQQNLERRLEDNRRIARNLDQIRAEYEALQVQLERALVELPHQKEIPSLLTNISSLAREQGLEILMFRPMGEVNRGFYAEVPVDIRLVGSYHDVAMFFYNVGQLPRIVNISNLSMESARSADGVARLRVDCRATTFRFVETSTEGQGG, encoded by the coding sequence ATGAATGCTCGTATTGAAAAAATTTTCAAGCTGCCCCTTTACCAGCGATTGCTGCTGCTGGGCCTGGTGCTTGCCCTGGTGGGTGTCGCCTTCTACTTCATGTTTTATGCGCCTCAGCTCGAAGAGTCCGCCCGTCTGGAGCGTGAGCAGCAGAACCTGGAGCGGCGTTTGGAGGATAACCGGCGTATTGCCCGAAATCTCGACCAGATCAGGGCCGAATATGAAGCGCTGCAAGTCCAACTTGAGAGGGCGCTTGTCGAGCTGCCTCATCAAAAAGAAATTCCCTCGCTGCTGACCAATATCTCAAGCCTGGCACGTGAGCAGGGCCTTGAAATCCTCATGTTTCGTCCTATGGGCGAGGTGAATCGCGGCTTTTATGCCGAAGTGCCCGTCGACATCCGCCTGGTTGGCTCTTATCATGATGTCGCCATGTTTTTCTACAATGTCGGGCAGTTACCCCGTATCGTCAATATTTCCAATCTTTCCATGGAAAGTGCGCGTAGCGCCGACGGAGTCGCTCGGTTGCGGGTTGATTGTCGAGCGACGACCTTCCGGTTTGTTGAAACCTCAACGGAAGGACAGGGAGGATGA
- a CDS encoding shikimate kinase, giving the protein MVAEDAESKRHIFLTGFMGAGKTTVGQALAERLGWEFVDLDRAIEKRVGLSIPEIFAQQGEDIFRHEETRSLQLLDDGPGKVVATGGGIVGREENRRLLSRLGKVVFLDLPWHVLQPRLQAQGGRPLATGAQGWEPVRRLYEMRQPYYRQADLRIECSGLSPWQIVTRIVEMLNLCPEDPA; this is encoded by the coding sequence ATGGTTGCTGAAGACGCCGAAAGCAAACGTCATATTTTTCTCACCGGCTTCATGGGCGCCGGAAAAACGACCGTGGGGCAGGCTCTGGCCGAAAGGTTGGGGTGGGAATTCGTTGATCTCGATCGTGCCATTGAAAAGCGGGTGGGGCTGAGCATTCCGGAGATCTTCGCGCAGCAGGGTGAGGATATCTTCCGCCATGAAGAAACCCGGAGCCTGCAATTGCTCGATGACGGCCCCGGCAAAGTTGTCGCGACCGGTGGTGGAATTGTCGGGCGCGAAGAAAACCGCCGGCTCCTGAGTCGCCTGGGCAAGGTAGTTTTTCTCGATCTGCCCTGGCACGTCCTGCAACCCCGGCTGCAAGCACAAGGCGGGCGACCGCTGGCCACGGGCGCCCAGGGTTGGGAGCCGGTGCGGCGGCTGTATGAAATGCGCCAGCCATATTACCGCCAGGCAGATTTACGCATTGAATGCAGCGGTTTGTCGCCATGGCAAATTGTGACGCGGATCGTGGAGATGTTAAATCTTTGCCCTGAGGATCCAGCATGA
- a CDS encoding PilN domain-containing protein, with protein sequence MIRINLLPVRAAQKKERIRAQISVLILSVVAALVVCAGLYASVSMKIDRQKEHIARSNDEIRQLQRVIGEVGRYKQLGEELQAKLNVLETLKAGQSGPVHLLDQLSLVLPQRVWVTSFRESGGAISINGIGLNENEVASFMQRLEASPYYRAVELQVTEQITQDGLKLQRFSLAARADTPPKTASAN encoded by the coding sequence ATGATTCGCATCAACCTATTGCCCGTGCGGGCGGCGCAGAAAAAGGAAAGAATCCGGGCGCAAATTTCCGTTTTGATTCTTTCCGTCGTTGCGGCCCTGGTTGTCTGCGCGGGCCTTTATGCCTCGGTGTCGATGAAAATCGACAGACAGAAGGAACACATTGCGCGCAGCAATGACGAAATCCGGCAGTTGCAGCGAGTCATCGGCGAGGTCGGACGCTACAAACAACTCGGTGAAGAGTTGCAGGCCAAGCTCAATGTTCTTGAAACGCTTAAAGCCGGGCAAAGCGGCCCGGTTCATCTGCTGGATCAACTTAGCCTGGTTCTTCCGCAAAGAGTTTGGGTCACCTCTTTCAGAGAATCCGGGGGCGCTATTTCCATCAACGGCATCGGGCTTAACGAAAATGAGGTCGCTTCGTTCATGCAACGACTGGAAGCCTCGCCCTACTATCGCGCGGTCGAACTGCAGGTGACCGAACAGATCACCCAGGATGGTCTCAAGCTTCAAAGGTTCAGTCTTGCGGCTCGCGCCGATACGCCGCCCAAGACCGCATCCGCCAACTGA
- a CDS encoding M24 family metallopeptidase, which yields MLETRARNAQQLIQADHLDAILFCSLPNLRYFSGFTGTDGVVVVTASAVFFLCDSRYITQSRTQVAADEIREYKIKLDGVLGLLQELGCRRVGFEADILPYSVWEKFKETGGDIHWVPLTRQLAALRGRKGADELEFLDRAARLNAEALDEVLPLIRPGARECDIAFELELALRRRGGEEKAFDFIVASGERGAMPHGVASEKLLQAGELVTVDFGTRVGGYHSDETLTFALGEVSPRLREIYACVLEAHDRAVEAIRPGRSLRDIDAVARDYIADRGFGDYFGHGLGHGVGLEVHEFPTASPRSEDWVEEGMVFTVEPGIYIPGLGGVRIEDTIVVTSEGCRRITQIPKDFKVLQV from the coding sequence ATGCTAGAAACCAGAGCCCGGAATGCGCAGCAGTTGATCCAGGCGGATCATCTCGACGCCATCCTGTTTTGCAGCCTGCCTAATCTTCGCTATTTCAGCGGCTTCACCGGAACCGATGGGGTTGTGGTGGTGACCGCGTCCGCGGTTTTTTTTCTGTGTGATTCCCGTTATATCACGCAGTCGCGCACTCAGGTCGCGGCGGATGAGATACGCGAATACAAGATCAAGCTCGACGGCGTTCTTGGGCTGTTGCAGGAACTCGGCTGTCGCCGGGTGGGCTTTGAGGCCGATATCCTGCCTTATTCCGTCTGGGAGAAATTCAAGGAAACGGGCGGCGATATCCACTGGGTGCCCCTGACGCGGCAATTGGCGGCACTGCGCGGGCGCAAAGGCGCAGATGAACTGGAGTTTCTGGACCGAGCTGCCCGGCTCAACGCCGAGGCTCTCGACGAGGTGTTGCCCCTCATCCGCCCCGGGGCGCGCGAATGCGACATCGCTTTTGAGCTCGAACTCGCCTTACGGCGACGCGGCGGCGAAGAAAAAGCCTTCGATTTTATCGTCGCTTCAGGAGAGCGTGGCGCCATGCCGCATGGCGTTGCTTCGGAGAAGCTGTTGCAGGCCGGCGAATTGGTGACCGTCGACTTCGGTACCCGCGTCGGCGGCTATCACTCCGATGAAACACTGACCTTCGCCCTGGGCGAGGTTTCCCCGCGCCTGCGCGAAATTTACGCGTGCGTGCTGGAAGCTCATGATCGCGCCGTTGAAGCCATTCGACCCGGTCGGTCGCTGCGCGATATCGATGCCGTGGCGCGCGATTATATTGCAGATCGTGGTTTCGGCGATTATTTCGGCCACGGTCTCGGCCATGGTGTCGGTCTTGAGGTACACGAGTTTCCCACCGCTTCTCCCCGCTCTGAGGATTGGGTGGAAGAGGGGATGGTTTTTACCGTTGAGCCCGGCATCTATATCCCGGGGCTGGGCGGGGTACGGATTGAAGATACCATCGTCGTTACCAGTGAAGGCTGCCGAAGGATTACGCAAATTCCCAAGGATTTCAAAGTCCTGCAGGTCTGA
- a CDS encoding pilus assembly protein PilP translates to MPTRVILALFLAVSLVFTAQAQTTAPANPSPVAAEDTKAVEVPAAADKKPKYVYDPSGRRDPFQSLLEIRKPVARTEPETPLQQFDLGQLRLIGAIVGMDNPRAMVLAPDGKTYIVRVGTRIGKNNGAVVSIEQNRIVVEERFYDFTDEVRTSRQAIELPKREGV, encoded by the coding sequence ATGCCGACCAGAGTGATTCTGGCACTTTTCCTTGCGGTGTCCCTGGTCTTTACCGCCCAGGCGCAGACCACCGCGCCGGCCAACCCTTCGCCGGTTGCGGCTGAAGACACCAAGGCGGTGGAGGTGCCGGCCGCGGCGGACAAGAAACCGAAATATGTTTACGATCCCAGCGGGCGGCGCGATCCCTTTCAGTCGCTGCTTGAGATTCGCAAACCGGTTGCCAGGACCGAACCTGAAACTCCCTTGCAGCAGTTTGATCTGGGGCAGCTCAGATTGATTGGAGCGATTGTGGGGATGGATAATCCGCGCGCCATGGTTTTGGCCCCGGACGGCAAGACTTACATTGTCAGAGTCGGGACCAGGATCGGCAAGAACAATGGTGCCGTGGTCAGCATTGAACAAAACCGTATCGTGGTGGAAGAGCGCTTCTATGATTTCACCGACGAGGTTCGCACCAGCAGGCAAGCCATCGAGCTTCCGAAACGGGAGGGAGTCTAA
- the aroQ gene encoding type II 3-dehydroquinate dehydratase, with product MKILVLNGPNLNLLGVREPGIYGSQSLDDILAALGRIAEDLGVALSSLQSNHEGVLIDRIHQARSESVQGIILNPGGLTHTSVALRDAISAVGIDTVEVHLSNVHAREEFRRHSLIAPVALGQISGFGAQGYELALRALAGRRK from the coding sequence ATGAAAATTCTGGTTCTCAATGGTCCCAATCTCAATCTTCTCGGCGTGCGCGAGCCCGGCATTTACGGCAGTCAATCCCTGGATGATATTCTTGCGGCACTGGGCCGTATCGCCGAGGACCTCGGCGTTGCACTCTCCAGCCTGCAATCCAATCACGAAGGGGTGCTCATCGACCGTATTCATCAGGCACGCAGTGAGTCGGTGCAGGGCATCATCCTCAATCCCGGTGGGTTGACTCATACGAGCGTTGCCTTGCGCGATGCGATTTCCGCTGTAGGCATCGATACGGTTGAGGTCCATCTGTCCAATGTGCATGCGCGTGAGGAATTCCGTCGGCATTCCCTGATCGCGCCTGTCGCTCTCGGCCAGATTAGCGGATTCGGCGCTCAGGGATATGAACTGGCGTTGCGGGCGCTGGCCGGGCGCCGCAAATAA